A portion of the Flavobacterium limnophilum genome contains these proteins:
- the mutL gene encoding DNA mismatch repair endonuclease MutL — protein sequence MSSIIQLLPDHVANQIAAGEVVQRPASVVKELLENAVDAGANDIKLIIKDAGKSLVQVIDNGKGMSVTDARLCFERHATSKIRQAEDLFSLHTKGFRGEALASIAAIAHVEMKTRQDQEELGTHIVIEGSKFVSQEMAVLPKGTSFAVKNLFFNIPARRNFLKSDVVEYRHIVDEFQRVALAHPQIYFTFYHNGSEMFNLQASSFRQRIVNVFSGKTNEKLVPVNEETEIVNVQGFVCKPEFAKKNRGEQFFFVNDRFIKSGYLHHAVMAAYDGLLKDGAQPSYFLYLQVPPNSIDINIHPTKTEIKFDDESALYAILRASIKHSLGQFNVAPVLDFERDANLDTPYHYKDLEAATPTIQVDGSFNPFSEEDKPNKHYANAGSSYRKPEVTANWESLYVGLKHDTQEVDTISFENNEVAFENDEVTSSLFDNEEVEQAVHKTHQIHKKYIVNPIKSGMIIVDQQRAHQRILYEQFLTNITVNLASSQQLLFPLHLYFSNGEMQLITELKPSLTNTGFVFEETNEDSVVISGLPVNVSESEASIVLEQLLSDLQDGIPESSFSQNDTIAKSMARSLAVKTGTYLTQKEQENLVNGLFACKDPNVSPFQKPTFITMRVEDLDKKFAL from the coding sequence ATGTCGAGTATAATCCAATTACTTCCTGATCATGTTGCCAATCAAATTGCCGCTGGAGAAGTCGTTCAGCGACCGGCTTCGGTAGTCAAGGAATTGCTTGAAAATGCCGTTGATGCAGGAGCAAATGACATCAAATTAATTATAAAAGACGCCGGAAAATCGTTGGTTCAAGTCATTGATAATGGAAAGGGTATGAGTGTTACCGATGCCCGTTTGTGTTTTGAACGTCACGCCACTTCCAAAATCCGCCAGGCAGAAGATTTGTTTTCGTTGCATACCAAAGGCTTTCGTGGGGAGGCATTGGCATCGATTGCCGCAATTGCCCATGTGGAAATGAAAACCAGGCAAGACCAGGAAGAATTGGGAACGCACATCGTCATTGAAGGCAGCAAGTTTGTCTCGCAAGAGATGGCGGTTTTGCCCAAAGGAACTTCATTTGCAGTCAAAAATTTATTTTTCAATATTCCCGCCCGTCGCAATTTCCTGAAATCGGATGTGGTGGAATACCGCCACATTGTTGATGAGTTTCAACGCGTGGCTTTGGCGCATCCACAAATCTATTTTACGTTTTATCACAACGGAAGCGAAATGTTCAATTTGCAGGCTTCGAGTTTCAGGCAGCGAATCGTGAATGTTTTTTCGGGTAAAACCAACGAAAAATTGGTTCCTGTTAACGAAGAAACCGAAATCGTGAACGTTCAGGGTTTTGTGTGCAAACCCGAATTTGCCAAGAAAAATAGGGGAGAGCAGTTTTTCTTTGTCAATGATCGTTTCATCAAAAGCGGTTATTTGCACCACGCCGTGATGGCAGCTTACGACGGACTTTTGAAAGACGGGGCACAGCCAAGTTATTTCTTGTATCTTCAAGTGCCGCCCAATTCAATAGACATCAATATTCATCCGACAAAAACGGAAATCAAGTTTGATGATGAATCGGCTTTGTATGCCATTTTACGGGCTTCGATAAAACACAGTTTGGGACAATTTAATGTGGCTCCCGTTTTGGATTTTGAGCGTGATGCCAATTTGGACACACCTTATCATTACAAAGATTTGGAAGCCGCAACGCCAACGATTCAAGTGGACGGCAGTTTCAATCCGTTTTCGGAAGAAGACAAACCGAATAAACATTATGCAAATGCGGGTTCCAGTTACAGAAAACCGGAAGTTACCGCAAACTGGGAAAGTTTGTACGTGGGTTTGAAACACGACACACAAGAAGTAGACACGATTTCATTTGAAAATAATGAAGTTGCATTCGAGAATGACGAAGTGACTTCTTCTTTGTTCGATAACGAAGAAGTGGAACAAGCGGTGCATAAAACGCATCAAATACATAAAAAATACATTGTGAATCCCATAAAATCAGGAATGATAATCGTGGATCAACAACGAGCGCATCAGCGAATCTTGTACGAACAATTTTTGACCAATATCACCGTCAATTTGGCGTCAAGCCAGCAGTTGTTGTTTCCGTTGCATTTGTATTTTTCCAATGGCGAAATGCAGTTGATAACCGAATTGAAACCTTCGTTGACCAATACGGGTTTTGTTTTTGAGGAAACAAACGAGGACAGCGTCGTGATTTCGGGCTTGCCTGTCAATGTTTCCGAGAGTGAAGCTTCGATAGTTTTGGAACAACTTTTGAGCGACTTGCAGGACGGAATTCCGGAAAGCAGCTTCAGCCAGAACGACACCATTGCCAAATCCATGGCACGAAGTTTGGCGGTAAAAACCGGAACCTATTTAACACAAAAAGAACAGGAAAACTTGGTCAACGGGCTATTTGCCTGCAAAGACCCAAATGTTTCCCCATTTCAAAAACCAACTTTCATCACGATGCGTGTGGAAGATTTAGACAAAAAATTTGCCCTATGA
- the ribH gene encoding 6,7-dimethyl-8-ribityllumazine synthase: MATINKNLSEYDKNSIPDAKNFRFGIVVSEWNDTITEGLFKGAITGLLENEVPAEHIIRWNVPGSFELVYGAKKMLQTQNVDAVIVIGCVIQGQTKHFDFVCEGVTQGIKDLNVQTDIPVIFCVLTDNTMQQSVDRSGGIHGNKGTEAAVAAIKMAYLRHQASFSHQLKNQQLLSTEPLQIEGLKMLEE, translated from the coding sequence ATGGCAACTATAAATAAAAACTTGTCCGAATACGATAAAAACTCAATCCCAGACGCGAAAAATTTTCGGTTTGGGATTGTTGTTTCAGAGTGGAATGACACCATAACCGAAGGACTTTTCAAAGGGGCAATCACGGGACTTTTAGAAAATGAAGTTCCTGCTGAACATATCATTCGATGGAATGTTCCCGGGAGTTTTGAACTCGTTTATGGAGCAAAAAAAATGTTGCAAACCCAAAATGTCGATGCGGTAATTGTAATTGGATGCGTTATCCAAGGACAAACCAAACATTTTGATTTTGTGTGCGAAGGCGTTACCCAGGGCATAAAAGACTTGAATGTACAAACCGATATTCCAGTCATTTTTTGTGTCTTGACCGATAACACGATGCAACAATCCGTAGACAGAAGTGGAGGGATTCACGGAAATAAAGGAACCGAAGCTGCGGTTGCGGCCATAAAAATGGCGTACTTAAGACACCAAGCCTCGTTTAGCCACCAACTTAAAAATCAACAATTATTGTCTACGGAACCTTTGCAAATCGAAGGCTTGAAGATGTTGGAAGAATAA
- a CDS encoding tetratricopeptide repeat protein, which produces MATYNKRGYKAPKEKEVSEVTEDIKVIEKDSTTAGVFSTLDETASKTEDFVAKNQNAIIGVVGAIALVLVGYLAYEKFVAAPKEDEAATEMFQAQQYFQQATDGVASDSLYKLSLKGAEGKFGFVDIADKYSGTDAGNLANYYAGIAYLNTGKYTEAIDYLGKFKSDDVVLSALAKGAIGDAYSQSNQPKEALEYYVKAAESNKNDFTTPRFLLKAGKVALDLKNKEEALKYFTDLKENFEASPEAASVDVLIGLAQ; this is translated from the coding sequence ATGGCTACTTATAATAAAAGAGGATATAAAGCACCGAAAGAAAAAGAAGTTTCAGAAGTTACGGAAGACATAAAAGTTATTGAAAAAGACAGTACCACTGCGGGTGTTTTTTCTACATTGGACGAAACAGCTTCCAAGACAGAAGATTTTGTTGCAAAAAACCAAAATGCCATTATTGGCGTGGTTGGAGCAATTGCATTGGTTTTGGTTGGATATTTAGCCTATGAAAAATTTGTTGCCGCGCCAAAAGAGGACGAAGCAGCAACCGAAATGTTTCAAGCACAACAATATTTTCAGCAAGCCACAGACGGTGTTGCCAGTGATTCACTTTATAAATTGTCTTTAAAAGGAGCTGAAGGAAAATTTGGTTTTGTGGATATCGCCGACAAATATTCTGGAACAGATGCTGGAAATCTAGCTAATTATTATGCTGGTATTGCTTATTTGAATACTGGAAAATACACTGAAGCAATTGATTATTTAGGAAAATTCAAGTCAGACGACGTAGTTTTGAGTGCTTTGGCAAAAGGTGCCATTGGAGATGCTTATTCTCAAAGCAACCAACCCAAAGAAGCTTTGGAATACTATGTTAAAGCGGCCGAATCCAATAAAAATGATTTTACTACGCCACGTTTCTTGTTGAAAGCCGGAAAAGTAGCTTTGGATCTAAAAAACAAAGAAGAAGCACTTAAATATTTCACGGATTTAAAAGAAAATTTTGAAGCTTCTCCAGAAGCAGCATCGGTTGATGTGTTGATAGGATTGGCACAATAA
- the recF gene encoding DNA replication/repair protein RecF (All proteins in this family for which functions are known are DNA-binding proteins that assist the filamentation of RecA onto DNA for the initiation of recombination or recombinational repair.) — protein sequence MYLKKISLFNYKNFSEADFEFVGKINCFVGKNGIGKTNVLDAIYHLSYGKSYFNPLAVQNIKHGEEFFVIDGEFEINERNEQIVCSLKKGQKKILKRNGKIYDKFSEHVGFIPLVIISPADRDLIVEGSETRRKFMDSVISQLDSQYLKQLIQYQKVMSQRNALLKYFALNFVFDNDTLSIYNEQLATFGKYIFEKRKEFIEQFIPIFNTHHQAITGLQETVQLVYESHLFENNLLTLLEENINKDRALHYTSVGIHKDDLSFEIDNYPIKKFGSQGQQKSFLIALKLAQFEFIKNQCGLKPILLFDDIFDKLDESRVAKIVEMVNSDTFGQLFISDTHPERTENIVKSTHQTYKIFNL from the coding sequence ATGTATTTAAAAAAGATTTCATTATTCAATTACAAGAATTTTTCGGAAGCAGATTTCGAATTTGTGGGCAAAATAAATTGTTTTGTGGGCAAAAACGGAATTGGAAAGACCAATGTACTGGATGCCATCTACCATTTATCTTACGGAAAAAGTTACTTCAATCCGCTGGCCGTACAAAACATCAAGCACGGGGAAGAATTTTTCGTCATTGATGGCGAATTTGAAATCAACGAAAGAAACGAGCAAATCGTTTGCAGCCTAAAAAAAGGACAGAAAAAAATATTGAAACGCAACGGGAAAATTTATGACAAATTTTCGGAACACGTTGGATTCATTCCGTTGGTCATCATCTCCCCTGCCGACAGGGACTTGATTGTGGAAGGCAGCGAAACCCGCCGAAAATTTATGGACAGCGTCATCTCGCAATTGGATTCGCAATACTTGAAACAGCTGATTCAATATCAAAAAGTGATGAGCCAGCGCAATGCCTTGTTGAAATATTTTGCGTTGAATTTTGTTTTCGACAACGACACGCTTTCCATATATAATGAGCAACTCGCCACTTTTGGGAAATACATTTTCGAAAAACGGAAAGAATTTATCGAGCAGTTTATCCCTATTTTCAACACGCATCATCAAGCCATAACAGGTTTGCAGGAAACGGTGCAATTGGTTTACGAAAGCCATTTGTTCGAAAATAATTTGCTGACGCTTTTAGAAGAAAACATCAACAAAGACCGGGCATTGCATTATACCAGCGTTGGAATTCACAAAGACGATTTGTCTTTTGAAATTGATAATTATCCAATAAAGAAATTTGGCTCCCAAGGCCAGCAAAAATCATTTCTGATCGCCTTGAAACTGGCGCAATTTGAATTTATAAAAAACCAATGCGGTTTGAAACCCATTTTGCTTTTTGACGACATCTTCGACAAATTGGACGAAAGTCGCGTGGCCAAAATAGTGGAAATGGTCAACAGCGATACTTTTGGCCAACTTTTTATTTCGGACACCCATCCGGAACGAACTGAAAACATCGTGAAATCCACACACCAGACTTATAAAATATTTAACTTGTAA
- a CDS encoding thioredoxin domain-containing protein: MKFRSLSVLLIAFLMLSCNGQTNKSIENIAPEAFAKKIKETPNAQILDVRTPEEFASEHIDNAVNINWLGNDFVSNTEKLDKSKPVFVYCKSGARSTKAAAKLGELGFKKIYQLEGGILKWNSTGLSKPDDKIIGMCSQEYAELLNTDKKVLIDFYAEWCAPCKKMTPYLLKMQKEMADKVVIIRLNADENKTLMKEMKIDELPTLILYENKEIKWEHSGFISEEDLKKQLQ, from the coding sequence ATGAAATTTCGATCTCTTTCCGTTTTGCTCATCGCTTTTTTGATGTTATCCTGCAACGGACAAACTAACAAAAGCATAGAAAACATTGCTCCCGAGGCTTTCGCCAAAAAAATAAAGGAAACCCCAAATGCACAAATTCTCGATGTGAGAACTCCCGAAGAATTTGCATCGGAACATATCGACAATGCCGTAAACATCAATTGGCTTGGCAATGATTTTGTGTCAAACACAGAGAAATTGGACAAATCAAAACCTGTTTTTGTTTATTGCAAAAGCGGGGCGAGAAGTACCAAAGCCGCAGCAAAATTGGGCGAGCTGGGATTCAAAAAAATATACCAACTGGAAGGCGGAATCTTGAAATGGAATTCGACTGGATTATCAAAGCCGGATGACAAAATCATCGGGATGTGCAGCCAGGAATATGCCGAATTATTGAACACCGACAAAAAAGTGCTGATTGATTTTTATGCCGAATGGTGTGCCCCTTGCAAAAAAATGACGCCTTATCTTTTAAAAATGCAGAAAGAAATGGCAGACAAAGTAGTCATCATCCGATTGAATGCCGACGAAAACAAAACCTTGATGAAAGAAATGAAAATCGACGAATTGCCAACGCTTATATTATACGAAAACAAGGAAATCAAATGGGAACATTCCGGCTTCATCAGCGAAGAAGATTTGAAAAAACAATTGCAATAA
- a CDS encoding DUF2461 domain-containing protein, translated as MLSKDSLQFLDDLKANNNRDWFLDNKKRYEVFKKDYHHLVADILDAMKPLDPSLEMLEVKNCTFRINRDIRFSKDKSPYKDHIGVWLSSGAKGKNRSGYYVHIARTGSFIAGGFYCPEAEDLKKVRKEISYFHEDLEEIINNKSFQKEFKDFDRNEKNILKNPPRGYEKDHPAIEFLKLKSFETSQKFDMEEVLKEDFVSKMTRKLIVLKPLNDFINRALTSED; from the coding sequence ATGCTTTCAAAAGACAGTCTACAATTTCTCGATGATTTAAAAGCCAACAACAATCGCGATTGGTTTCTAGACAACAAAAAACGATATGAAGTTTTCAAAAAAGACTATCATCATTTGGTGGCCGACATTCTGGATGCGATGAAACCGCTCGACCCTTCGTTGGAAATGCTCGAGGTGAAAAATTGCACTTTCAGAATCAATCGCGACATTCGATTTTCAAAAGACAAATCGCCCTATAAAGACCATATCGGAGTTTGGCTTTCGAGTGGTGCCAAAGGAAAAAACCGCTCCGGATACTATGTTCACATTGCGAGAACTGGCAGTTTCATCGCTGGCGGATTCTATTGTCCCGAAGCCGAGGACTTGAAAAAAGTGCGCAAAGAAATTTCCTATTTCCACGAGGATTTGGAAGAAATCATAAACAATAAAAGCTTTCAAAAGGAATTTAAGGATTTTGACCGAAATGAAAAAAATATTCTAAAAAACCCGCCCAGAGGCTACGAAAAAGACCATCCCGCCATTGAATTCCTGAAATTAAAAAGCTTTGAAACCTCCCAAAAATTCGACATGGAGGAAGTTTTAAAAGAAGATTTCGTGTCCAAAATGACCCGAAAATTAATCGTATTGAAGCCCTTGAACGATTTCATCAATCGGGCGCTAACTTCCGAAGACTAA
- a CDS encoding glycosyltransferase, protein MAKRKILFLGETYRADAITWMNGLKEFGDFEIISWELKTSNNTFFSRLLRICEFSTALLQIKKLIKKQQPDMVIAERTTSYGFLATLSGVKPVAIAQQGRTDLWPEKSILLPLKKIIQHYAFEKADLIHAWGPVMTISMKKANVDMNKVLVLPKGINLEQFGNKKKTSTEKITAIVTRSLMPEYRHETILKAFGILNQRGIDFELTIVGDGKLLPILKELATKLNIANKVNFTGRIPNTKLPELLQQSNFYISMPITEGVSASLFEAMASNCYPVVTDIPGNQSWIKHRKNGQLITINDTEMLADELLWSFENSEYRNGAIIKNRKFVEENANYKTNMKIIVDKYHELINASKTNTDKF, encoded by the coding sequence ATGGCAAAAAGAAAGATACTTTTTCTTGGAGAAACCTACAGGGCCGACGCCATCACCTGGATGAACGGCTTGAAAGAATTTGGCGATTTTGAAATTATTAGCTGGGAATTAAAAACGTCGAACAATACTTTTTTTAGTCGATTACTACGAATTTGCGAATTCAGCACGGCTCTTTTGCAAATCAAGAAACTCATCAAAAAGCAGCAACCCGACATGGTCATTGCCGAAAGAACGACCAGTTATGGTTTTCTTGCCACATTGTCAGGCGTGAAACCAGTGGCGATTGCGCAACAAGGCAGAACCGATTTGTGGCCCGAAAAATCCATTTTGCTGCCACTCAAAAAAATCATCCAGCATTACGCTTTCGAAAAAGCCGACTTGATTCACGCCTGGGGACCGGTCATGACCATTTCGATGAAGAAAGCCAATGTCGACATGAACAAAGTTTTGGTCTTGCCAAAAGGAATCAATTTGGAGCAATTTGGAAACAAAAAAAAAACCAGCACCGAAAAAATAACAGCCATCGTAACCCGTTCGTTAATGCCGGAATACCGACACGAAACCATCCTGAAAGCCTTTGGGATTTTAAACCAAAGAGGAATTGATTTCGAATTAACCATTGTTGGCGATGGAAAACTATTGCCGATATTGAAGGAATTGGCAACAAAATTAAATATTGCAAACAAGGTGAATTTTACGGGTCGAATTCCAAACACAAAATTGCCGGAGCTGTTGCAACAATCCAATTTTTACATCAGCATGCCCATAACCGAAGGCGTTTCGGCTTCTTTGTTTGAGGCGATGGCTTCCAATTGTTACCCCGTTGTGACCGATATTCCGGGAAACCAAAGCTGGATCAAGCACCGTAAAAACGGACAATTGATAACCATTAACGACACTGAAATGCTTGCCGACGAACTGCTTTGGTCATTCGAAAACAGCGAATATCGAAATGGAGCAATCATAAAAAACAGAAAATTTGTGGAAGAGAATGCAAATTACAAAACCAATATGAAAATCATTGTCGACAAATATCACGAATTAATCAACGCATCAAAAACCAATACAGATAAATTTTAA
- the murB gene encoding UDP-N-acetylmuramate dehydrogenase — translation MEIQTNFSLKNYNTFGIEAKARQFVAVHNTTELKTILEQNESEKKFILGGGSNMLLTKDLDALVIHVDLKGKKIIQEDDDFVWVESQAGENWHEFVLWTIDQNFGGLENMSLIPGNVGTTPVQNIGAYGTEIKDTFVSCEALTIKNQEIKKFTKAECHFGYRESVFKNEAKDQYVITSVVFKLTKHNHKINISYGDISGELAKNNITNPTLKDVSNAVIAIRQSKLPDPKELGNSGSFFKNPILLKSDFEEIHQKFPEMKYYEVSETEVKVPAGWLIEQAGFKGKRFGDAGIHKNQALVLVNYGNATGQEILDVSKTIQNTIFKTFGIHIEAEVNVI, via the coding sequence ATGGAAATACAGACTAATTTTTCTCTAAAAAACTACAATACTTTTGGCATCGAAGCCAAGGCAAGACAATTCGTTGCCGTTCACAACACAACTGAATTAAAGACGATTCTGGAACAAAATGAATCCGAAAAAAAATTTATTCTGGGTGGTGGAAGCAACATGCTTTTGACCAAAGACTTGGATGCCTTGGTAATCCACGTCGATTTGAAAGGCAAAAAAATCATCCAGGAAGACGACGATTTTGTTTGGGTCGAAAGTCAAGCCGGCGAAAACTGGCACGAATTCGTGCTTTGGACCATTGACCAAAACTTCGGCGGATTGGAAAATATGTCGCTCATTCCGGGAAATGTGGGCACGACTCCAGTGCAAAATATTGGCGCTTATGGCACCGAAATAAAAGACACCTTTGTTTCTTGCGAAGCGTTGACCATCAAAAACCAGGAAATCAAAAAATTCACCAAGGCGGAATGTCATTTTGGATACCGAGAAAGTGTTTTCAAAAACGAGGCAAAAGACCAATACGTCATCACTTCGGTGGTTTTCAAATTGACGAAACACAACCATAAAATCAATATTTCCTATGGTGACATTAGTGGGGAATTGGCCAAAAACAACATCACGAATCCAACCTTAAAAGACGTGAGCAATGCCGTAATTGCCATTCGCCAAAGCAAATTGCCCGACCCGAAGGAGTTGGGAAACAGCGGCAGTTTCTTTAAAAATCCCATCCTTTTGAAATCCGATTTCGAGGAAATACACCAAAAATTTCCAGAAATGAAATATTACGAAGTTTCTGAAACCGAAGTCAAAGTTCCTGCAGGTTGGCTCATAGAACAAGCCGGCTTCAAGGGAAAACGTTTTGGCGATGCGGGAATCCACAAAAACCAAGCTTTGGTTTTGGTCAATTATGGCAATGCAACGGGACAAGAAATTCTGGATGTTTCGAAAACTATCCAAAACACCATTTTCAAGACTTTTGGCATTCATATAGAAGCTGAAGTGAACGTGATTTAA